One genomic region from Argentina anserina chromosome 2, drPotAnse1.1, whole genome shotgun sequence encodes:
- the LOC126782588 gene encoding uncharacterized membrane protein At1g75140, translated as MAAITVKGKLILLSFLFVFSSPTLLVISESEPGPEPSEQHEVLLHRLEEVVRNLSEIVARLELKLSEPKAVEGLISPLEEKVKHGGEKVGQDGEIDKATRAVSVTKYSPFWSDRFQFVSAVKLDSQATCIHVLPFRDSEGGSKYVAVGDERGRVYVFLKNGDVVVEFDTMTASPIMAMASFLSISKNESFVVTGHNNGEILMHKVWEGMSGEEWSSVMMESVGKFHTGEDALPVTILEVHHAGRMSYILASDVSGKITVYKENGTVHGSTMPSSRPLAFLKQRLLFLTETGAGSLDLRTMKIRESECEGLNHSLSRYYVFDATERSKAYGFTSEGELIHVLLLGDVVNFKCRVRSKKKFEMDEPLAFQAIKGCLLIVSEEKVFVYNVSSQHYVRIGAPRIIFSAGLDEIRSSFLSYQTMDVDAGKRNVIPLIASDREKLVVLGLGGGYVGMYRANLPVYKGEFSAMLWTSPVFFFVLFLFGAWQFFAKKKEALTSWGPDDPFSSTSATPGAPLGGNSSGERPFVDSSTRNADMMDIRGGGLRGPSRRYVSPPPYRGGATSSFRAGTADHNARPSSVDPNFLTASELKFRGSALESSGFPKRRESLFVNNQAMDDSN; from the coding sequence ATGGCAGCAATCACAGTAAAAGGCAAGCTCATCCTCCTCTCCTTTCTCTTCGTTTTCTCATCTCCCACCCTTTTAGTCATTTCCGAGTCCGAACCCGGACCCGAGCCCAGTGAGCAACACGAGGTGTTGCTGCATCGGCTGGAGGAGGTCGTTAGAAACCTCTCCGAAATAGTCGCGAGATTAGAACTCAAGCTGTCGGAACCGAAAGCTGTGGAGGGGTTAATTTCGCCTCTGGAGGAGAAAGTGAAACACGGCGGTGAAAAAGTGGGGCAGGATGGTGAAATCGACAAGGCTACTAGGGCGGTTTCGGTGACGAAGTACAGTCCGTTTTGGTCGGACAGGTTTCAGTTTGTTTCGGCTGTGAAATTGGACTCCCAGGCCACTTGTATCCACGTGTTGCCATTTCGGGACAGCGAGGGGGGCTCTAAGTACGTTGCGGTCGGGGATGAGAGAGGGAGGGTTTATGTGTTTTTGAAGAATGGGGATGTGGTGGTGGAGTTTGATACAATGACGGCGTCGCCGATAATGGCGATGGCTTCGTTCTTGTCGATTTCCAAGAACGAGAGCTTTGTTGTGACAGGGCATAATAATGGGGAGATTTTGATGCATAAGGTTTGGGAGGGGATGAGTGGAGAGGAGTGGAGTTCGGTTATGATGGAGAGTGTTGGGAAGTTTCATACTGGTGAGGACGCGCTGCCGGTTACTATTTTGGAGGTGCATCATGCTGGGAGGATGAGTTACATACTGGCCAGTGATGTGAGTGGGAAGATTACGGTTTATAAGGAGAATGGGACAGTTCATGGCTCCACTATGCCGTCGAGTAGGCCGCTTGCGTTCTTGAAGCAGCGGCTTCTGTTTTTGACGGAGACGGGCGCAGGGTCGCTGGACTTGAGGACCATGAAGATTAGGGAGTCGGAATGTGAGGGGCTGAATCACTCGCTGTCTAGGTACTATGTTTTCGATGCGACGGAGAGGTCTAAAGCGTATGGTTTTACATCGGAGGGTGAGCTGATTCATGTGCTGTTGTTGGGGGATGTGGTGAACTTCAAGTGCAGAGTTAGGTCCAAGAAGAAGTTTGAAATGGATGAGCCTCTTGCATTTCAGGCCATAAAGGGGTGTTTGCTTATTGTTAGCGAAGAGAAAGTTTTTGTGTATAATGTATCATCCCAGCATTATGTCAGGATTGGTGCTCCTCGGATCATCTTCTCTGCTGGTCTTGATGAGATTAGGTCGTCTTTCCTTAGTTATCAGACCATGGATGTCGATGCAGGAAAAAGAAATGTGATACCATTAATTGCTAGTGATCGTGAAAAGCTCGTTGTCCTTGGCCTTGGTGGAGGGTATGTGGGAATGTATCGCGCGAACCTTCCTGTATATAAAGGTGAATTTAGTGCAATGCTATGGACTAGCCCTGTATTCTTCTTTgtgctttttctttttggagcTTGGCAATTTTTTGctaagaagaaagaagcactCACTTCATGGGGACCTGACGATCCATTTAGTTCAACCTCAGCTACGCCAGGGGCTCCGTTGGGTGGAAATAGCTCTGGAGAAAGGCCTTTCGTGGACTCTTCAACAAGAAATGCTGATATGATGGATATTAGAGGTGGTGGTCTCAGAGGTCCATCAAGGAGGTATGTCTCTCCTCCCCCATACCGTGGAGGAGCAACAAGTTCATTTAGGGCAGGTACAGCTGATCATAACGCAAGGCCCTCATCTGTTGATCCTAATTTTCTAACAGCTTCAGAGCTGAAATTTAGAGGGTCTGCGTTAGAATCTTCGGGTTTCCCCAAAAGGAGGGAAAGTTTGTTTGTGAACAACCAAGCGATGGATGATAGCAACTGA
- the LOC126783448 gene encoding uncharacterized protein LOC126783448, which produces MEFDDDDFDLPPNSEEASPPPPVRGRKLKRLKKGVRVSPDPVLDPPESGGEFQGRDWEESSVQLKSGIGSEGFGDEDEMDIPGLDFDGEGEKGSGLEMDSGVDGSCGGGDASGAKRALDFESAGEELGEKGEEMVEESKEMRDEPEKKRRSSDGGEEEEEKKSKRAKSVGDGTKSKDAIPKSKRRVEKERQEHLKELHAETQRLLRETREAAFKPVPIVQKPISSILEKIRRRKLEVSKKSMGMNSFVDDNGSSGRIMEEISSEGAPMDCAGGSEVLRAVTEKPISCHTEKGSGTDVECMDASNDHIDHFGNKDVSFQMDVDEVSKHAFRAPIDDTQDLFSDSQTIGSRDENDMPSSPLEELFAPSKLAIDLKLNLDSAPPDDVSSDEEYNEKENVNPHLSGFADISSSPIRDPVKAFVDDEAEEEDDGDHDQFLFPDKEEDEADEDMEELNDMIATGYEEKPIDGERRNELHQKWLEQQDASGTEKIMQKLMFGSKLRDTMSFEEKHAEDEEDQESYDEAADILGNDSASGSPKKVSVQMNLRIAKQMMSQMFTDNDVYLSSDDDDDDVDDDEDGDEPEKMPAKPCSFEKAEEQATFLSPAEDESCSEVFGRIKKLNIVPDTKKGKTPAVSSMQLKGGNGIKPKSSFIRESNHSLPSSRKRGLSTARCSFIFGRDDSNSMSTTSVSEDSSDMYQGDATPARTTSKFSSSQMKSRKEKFPPEAAAKTDTSFFEILRQSSLHSKRCSKETVIDETIQTISVDHTIDTESVDQTIRRESVQMKRTGTVDRTIQSALASFKLGRVQSRQTKNLVSM; this is translated from the exons ATGGAGTTTGACGACGACGACTTTGACCTCCCGCCGAACTCGGAAGAGGcttcccctcctcctccggtCCGTGGAAGGAAGCTGAAGCGCTTGAAGAAAGGGGTTAGGGTTTCTCCAGATCCAGTCCTCGATCCCCCAGAGAGCGGCGGAGAATTCCAAGGCCGCGATTGGGAGGAATCGAGCGTGCAATTGAAGTCTGGGATTGGATCTGAGGGTTTCGGCGATGAAGATGAGATGGATATTCCTGGTCTTGATTTTGACGGTGAAGGTGAGAAGGGATCTGGTTTGGAAATGGATTCTGGTGTTGATGGTTCGTGTGGCGGAGGAGATGCCTCCGGAGCTAAGAGGGCCTTGGATTTTGAGTCGGCGGGTGAGGAGCTCGGTGAAAAAGGCGAAGAGATGGTAGAAGAAAGTAAGGAAATGAGGGACGAGCCGGAGAAGAAGAGGCGGAGCTCCGATGGcggtgaggaggaggaggagaagaagagcaagAGAGCTAAGAGTGTTGGTGATGGTACGAAATCTAAAGATGCTATTCCGAAGAGCAAAAGGAGGGTTGAGAAG GAAAGACAGGAGCATTTGAAGGAGCTTCATGCCGAAACTCAGAGGCTTTTACGAG AAACAAGAGAGGCAGCGTTTAAACCTGTGCCGATTGTTCAGAAGCCCATCTCGTCTATTCTGGAGAAGATTCGGCGAAGAAAACTGGAGGTTTCGAAGAA GTCTATGGGTATGAATTCTTTTGTTGATGACAATGGATCTTCTGGACGGATTATGGAGGAGATCAGTTCAGAAGGTGCTCCTATGGATTGTGCAGGAGGTAGTGAAGTATTGAGAGCAGTAACTGAGAAGCCAATTTCATGCCATACTGAAAAAGGGAGTGGAACAGATGTGGAGTGCATGGATGCGTCTAATGATCACATAGATCATTTCGGCAACAAAGATGTTTCTTTCCAGATG GATGTTGATGAGGTATCAAAGCATGCATTTCGAGCTCCTATTGATGATACTCAG GATTTGTTTTCTGATTCCCAGACAATTGGCTCTAGAGATGAGAATGATATGCCCAGTAGTCCTTTGGAGGAGCTTTTTGCACCGTCCAAACTTGCAATCGACTTAAAGTTAAACCTTGATTCTGCTCCCCCTGATGATGT ATCTTCCGATGAGGAGTACAATGAGAAAGAGAATGTCAACCCTCATTTGTCTGGATTTGCTGATATATCTTCATCTCCAATTCGTGATCCTGTCAAAGCTTTTGTTGACGATGAGgctgaggaagaagatgatggtGATCATGACCAGTTTCTGTTCCCggataaagaagaagatgaggctGATGAAGATATGGAGGAACTTAATGATATGATAGCAACTGGATATGAAGAAAAGCCAATTGATGGTGAAAGGCGGAATGAACTCCATCAAAAATGGCTTGAGCAACAAGATGCTTCTGGAACAGAAAAGATTATGCAGAAATTGATGTTTGGTTCCAAACTAAGAGACACAATGTCTTTTGAAGAGAAACATGCAGAAGATGAGGAAGATCAGGAGTCTTATGATGAAGCTGCAGATATACTAGGCAACGATTCTGCCTCTGGTTCACCAAAAAAAGTCTCGGTCCAAATGAATTTAAGAATAGCGAAGCAGATGATGTCTCAAATGTTTACCGATAATGATGTATACTTGTCatcagatgatgatgatgatgatgttgacgatgatgaagatggtgaTGAACCAGAAAAGATGCCAGCTAAACCGTGCTCGTTCGAGAAAGCT GAAGAGCAGGCAACTTTCTTGTCACCAGCTGAGGATGAAAGTTGTAGCGAAGTTTTTGGTCGTATAAAGAAGCTGAATATTGTGCCCGACACTAAGAAGGGCAAAACACCTG CTGTTTCTAGTATGCAGCTCAAGGGAGGAAATGGGATTAAACCAAAG TCATCATTCATACGGGAATCAAATCATTCCCTGCCTTCTTCTCGTAAGCGTGGATTAAGCACAGCTCGCTGCTCTTTTATCTTTGGAAGAGACGACAGCAATAGCATGAGCACAACGTCAGTGTCAGAGGATTCATCAGATATG TATCAGGGAGATGCTACTCCAGCAAGAACTACATCAAAGTTCAGTAGTTCCCAAATGAAGAGTCGTAAAGAGAAATTTCCACCTGAAGCTGCTGCAAAGACTGATACTTCATTTTTTGAGATACTGAGGCAAAGTTCCTTGCACTCAAAGCGCTGCAGTAAGGAGACGGTCATTGATGAAACGATTCAAACCATATCCGTCGATCATACAATTGACACCGAATCTGTTGATCAAACAATTCGCAGGGAGTCTGTTCAAATGAAAAGAACAGGCACGGTTGATAGAACGATTCAGTCAGCATTAGCTTCATTCAAATTGGGAAGAGTTCAGTCGAGGCAAACGAAGAACCTTGTTTCCATGTAA
- the LOC126783635 gene encoding outer envelope pore protein 24, chloroplastic, with translation MTTMKASMKGSYGTEKGAAAANVAFFASDVKLRASLTDATVFGGHSLNGLVLAVEKPGVFIVDYNVPKKDFRFQFMNTVRVVDKPLNLTYIHSKGDNRTILDGTLVLNTANKVSANHVLGTGNGKLKYSYVHGGVTTFEPSYDLAKNSWDFAVSRRVYGDDVFRASYQTSSKHLGLEWSRNSKMNGSFKVSASYNLAEEDRNQRMLPKLTAESTWDFEM, from the exons ATGACGACGATGAAGGCGTCTATGAAGGGCAGCTACGGCACCGAAAAGGGCGCGGCCGCGGCAAACGTCGCCTTTTTCGCCAGTGACGTCAAGCTCCGCGCTTCTCTCACCGACGCCACCGTCTTCGGCGGCCACAGCCTCAACGGCTTGGTTCTCGCCGTCGAAAAACCCGGCGTCTTCATCGTCGACTACAACGTCCCCAAAAAG GACTTTAGGTTTCAGTTCATGAACACGGTTAGGGTTGTAGATAAGCCCTTGAATCTGACTTACATACACAGCAAAGGCGACAACCGGACTATTCTGGACGGGACTCTGGTGCTTAATACGGCCAACAAGGTCTCCGCGAATCACGTGCTCGGCACGGGGAACGGGAAGTTGAAGTACAGCTATGTGCACGGTGGGGTGACCACGTTCGAGCCCAGCTATGACTTGGCTAAGAACTCGTGGGACTTTGCGGTTTCGAGGAGGGTTTATGGtgatgatgtgttcagggcgAGCTACCAGACTTCGAGCAAGCATTTGGGGCTTGAATGGAGCAGGAATTCCAAAATGAACGGCTCTTTCAAG GTGTCAGCATCTTACAACTTAGCCGAGGAGGATCGCAATCAACGGATGTTGCCAAAGTTAACAGCTGAGAGTACTTGGGATTTTGAGATGTGA
- the LOC126784408 gene encoding uncharacterized protein LOC126784408 codes for MELRSRIHLHFIRTLTGGVVKRTLNVTRGKPVLRFKNVKDICEELDAKNGHLFPTVPPKDEFRGLHTDSSRVKTEGIGTGYVGNIKIKSEPEVSGFDSNDGGNNDLDCFGDMTLKQIKQTCKTKKRKRSKSTDLSEQSQTCSPVKQEYPMSEADEDSELLEPLSKLKSKLSKNAKVKTKRKRMKKGASTISSEQELLQFNQVTTECERDIEIDVPQPGCSDVETTDDTSLAYGNMVGDYGAVPTELPMKAAKMPTSPTDENQSCIVYEPFCEDMEYGPIPLQIVSNSGWDIVEADDTERISYQYLDYWPALESKIQGYLTDSVHPHLIEAMSSNDINFTEDAMLCQINRETEEDLFRCTEPIKGSDTCISDAYNKDDLPSNQKTSADSVGGCDLGSGSSLASVVDQVSLVKEEEEQSQLSACADAKISLSPEVISCEAGDERTSAASGGYFEQQHPQRLFQTRKVISPASQEKLCKAMESIDIQHGHSLCKGKLYFGKQTDSKTHGAEGQPNQIRRLKFCITQQTIINSKNEKISSHPRGIPKALNGSSTPPPRFSTGCTSIRTCSDSAIAFSQRQMHDIQCITTKLTNELQIMKEIAEERLVSRPYSTTSLKYNADEVRMAIQNVTRVEGSAKKLLSMMSRDCSRFCKIMRMADQNASNAPKGVADNHMKTTVVNKERKITFADEAGEQLCHVKVFENEMIPSSAIDPSLKQEVLVK; via the exons ATGGAGTTAAGAAGCCGCATCCATTTGCACTTCATTAGGACTCTGACTGGTGGTGTAGTAAAAAGAACACTGAATGTGACTCGAGGAAAACCAGTACTCAGATTCAAGAATGTGAAAGACATATGCGAAGAACTAGATGCCAAAAATGGTCATTTGTTTCCAACAGTTCCACCAAAAGATGAATTTCGTGGCTTGCATACTGACAGTTCTAGGGTCAAGACTGAAGGAATAGGTACAGGTTATGTTGGAAATATAAAAATCAAGAGTGAACCTGaggtttctggttttgatagTAATGATGGAGGAAACAATGATTTGGATTGCTTTGGTGATATGACACTGAAGCAGATCAAGCAGACATGCAAGACCAAGAAAAGAAAGCGTTCAAAGTCCACTGATTTGAGTGAACAATCACAAACGTGCTCTCCTGTTAAGCAAGAGTATCCAATGTCGGAAGCTGATGAAGATTCTGAACTCCTGGAGCCTCTTAGTAAGTTGAAATCTAAACTTTCAAAGAATGCAAAGGTCAAGACTAAACGCAAGCGTATGAAAAAGGGTGCATCTACCATCTCAAGTGAGCAGGAGCTACTGCAATTCAATCAGGTTACAACTGAATGTGAGAGGGACATTGAAATAGATGTTCCTCAGCCTGGTTGTTCAGATGTCGAGACCACTGATGATACCTCTTTGGCTTATGGAAATATGGTGGGTGATTATGGAGCAGTGCCAACTGAACTCCCTATGAAAGCTGCTAAAATGCCAACTTCTCCAACAGATGAAAATCAGAGCTGCATTGTATATGAACCATTTTGTGAAGATATGGAGTATGGTCCTATCCCACTTCAGATTGTAAGCAACTCAGGTTGGGATATAGTCGAGGCAGATGATACAGAGAGAATCAGTTACCAGTATCTAGATTACTGGCCTGCACTAGAATCTAAGATTCAAGGATATCTTACAGATTCGGTCCACCCTCACCTCATTGAAGCAATGTCTTCAAATGACATTAATTTCACTGAGGATGCAATGTTATGTCAGATTAACAGGGAGACCGAAGAAGATCTATTTCGGTGCACGGAACCTATTAAAGGATCTGATACATGTATATCTGATGCCTATAACAAAGATGATTTACCTTCTAATCAGAAAACCAGTGCTGACTCTGTTGGTGGTTGTGACTTGGGCTCTGGTAGCAGTTTAGCGTCTGTGGTAGATCAAGTTTCCTTGgtgaaggaagaggaggagcaATCCCAATTGTCTGCATGTGCTGATGCAAAAATAAGCTTGTCCCCTGAGGTCATATCATGTGAGGCTGGTGACGAGCGTACATCAGCAGCTAGTGGTGGGTACTTCGAGCAGCAGCATCCTCAAAGGCTGTTCCAAACAAGAAAG GTCATTTCACCAGCTTCCCAAGAAAAACTGTGCAAGGCTATGGAGTCAATTGATATACAACACGGACATAGCT TGTGCAAGGGAAAACTATATTTTGGAAAACAAACTGACAGTAAAACCCATGGAGCTGAAGGACAACCTAATCAGATCAGAAGACTTAAGTTCTGTATTACACAGCAAACCATCATAAATTCGAAGAATGAGAAGATTAGTTCTCATCCTAGAGGCATCCCTAAAGCTTTGAATGGTTCTTCAACTCCACCACCACGTTTTAGTACAGGGTGTACATCCATTCGAACCTGTTCAGATAGTGCCATTGCATTCTCACAACGCCAGATGCATGACATTCAATGTATCacaacaaaactcacaaatgaGTTGCAGATCATGAAGGAAATTGCTGAAGAAAGATTAGTGTCCCGACCCTATTCTACTACATCGCTGAAATACAATGCTGATGAG GTTAGAATGGCCATTCAGAATGTAACACGAGTTGAAGGTTCTGCTAAGAAGTTGCTCTCAATGATGTCAAGGGACTGTAGCCGATTCTGTAAAATCATG AGAATGGCCGATCAGAATGCTTCTAATGCTCCTAAGGGCGTTGCAGACAATCACATGAAAACAACTGTTGTAAACAAGGAGAGGAAGATCACCTTTGCCGATGAAGCTGGGGAACAGTTGTGTCATGTTAAAGTTTTTGAGAATGAGATGATACCATCTTCCGCGATCGATCCGTCTTTAAAACAGGAAGTGCTGGTTAAATGA
- the LOC126782859 gene encoding COP9 signalosome complex subunit 4 has translation MEGAFAQASAITDQRQKIEQYKHILSTVFSSSDVVPAKKFIDHMLSDDVPLVVSRQLLQSFAQDLGRLAPESQKEIAHYTLAQIQPRSVSFEEQVLVIREKLAELYESEQQWSKAAQMLSGINLDSSMRVIDDKFKLAKCVQVARLYLEDDDAVNAEAFINKASFLVSSSQHEVLNLQYKVCYARILDLKRKFLEAALRYYDISQIEKRQIGDEEIDEEALQQALSAAVTCTILAAAGPQRSRVLATLYKDERCSKLKVYPILQKVYLERILRKPEIDAFAEELKPHQKAVLPDNFTVLDRAMIEHNLLSASKLYTNISFEELGTLLGIEPPKAEKIASRMIYEDRMRGSIDQVEAVIHFEDDTEELQQWDQQIVGLCQALNDILDSMAKKGMAIPV, from the exons ATGGAAGGAGCCTTCGCCCAAGCCTCCGCGATCACTGATCAGAGGCAGAAGATCGAGCAGTACAAGCACATTCTCTCCACTGTGTTCTCCTCCAGCGACGTCGTTCCGGCCAAGAAGTTCATAGATCACA TGTTGTCCGACGACGTCCCCTTGGTGGTTTCGCGGCAGCTGTTGCAGAGTTTTGCGCAGGACTTGGGGCGGTTGGCGCCGGAGTCGCAGAAGGAGATTGCCCATTATACCCTTGCTCAGATTCAGCCTCGCAGCGTTTCATTTGAAGAACAG GTTTTGGTAATAAGGGAAAAACTGGCAGAGTTGTACGAGTCTGAGCAGCAGTGGTCAAAAGCAGCTCAGATGCTCAGTGGAATTAATCTTGATTCTTCAATGAG AGTGATTGATGACAAGTTCAAGTTAGCAAAGTGTGTTCAAGTGGCTCGCCTGTATCTTGAG GATGATGATGCTGTCAATGCAGAAGCATTTATCAACAAAGCTTCATTCTTGGTTAGCAGCAGTCAGCATGAAGTATTGAATTTGCAGTATAAG GTTTGCTATGCGAGGATTTTAGATTTGAAGAGGAAGTTTCTGGAAGCAGCATTACGTTATTATGACATTTCTCagattgagaagaggcaaATAGGAGATGA AGAGATTGATGAGGAAGCCCTGCAGCAAGCTCTATCTGCTGCAGTTACATGTACAATTTTGGCCGCTGCAGGACCCCAACGGTCTCGTGTTCTTGCCACTTTATACAAA GATGAGCGATGTTCAAAGCTGAAAGTTTATCCGATACTTCAaaag GTGTACTTGGAGAGAATTTTGAGGAAACCAGAAATTGATGCCTTTGCTGAAGAGTTAAAGCCGCATCAG AAAGCTGTTCTGCCAGACAATTTTACAGTCTTGGATCGTGCAATGATTGAACATAATCTTCTTAGCGCTAGCAAACTTTACACAAATATAAG TTTTGAGGAGTTGGGAACCTTGCTGGGAATTGAGCCTCCAAAG GCTGAGAAGATTGCTTCAAGAATGATATATGAGGACAGAATGAGGGGATCTATTGATCAG GTTGAAGCTGTCATACATTTTGAGGATGACACCGAAGAGCTGCAACAGTGGGATCAACAG ATTGTTGGCTTGTGTCAAGCGCTCAATGACATCTTGGATAGCATGGCAAAGAAAGGCATGGCAATTCCCGTCTGA